The proteins below come from a single Chitinophaga pinensis DSM 2588 genomic window:
- a CDS encoding helix-turn-helix domain-containing protein produces the protein MSYCQFKPHPDLLPYIDAYWVVEGHQAQYIQSNILPDGCIDLILNLKDDYRAKTGELAMAAGKAYLVGTMTTYKTSFISPDNKLVGIRFKPAGFSTFYRFASLSEITDATIEFDAALSPDLHKTAQHFLAYLNRFFLQRLQPPKHALAAIIQDVERSKGQVAISALAARNHITTRQLERNFQRYIGVSPKEFTNIVRFRSALSQIKYNTQQDSLLAIALNCGYYDHAHLTNDIKKYAGAAPSVI, from the coding sequence ATGAGTTATTGTCAATTCAAACCTCACCCTGATCTGTTGCCTTACATCGATGCTTATTGGGTCGTTGAAGGGCATCAGGCGCAGTATATTCAATCGAATATATTGCCTGACGGCTGTATTGATCTGATCCTTAATCTGAAGGACGACTACCGGGCAAAGACGGGTGAACTGGCAATGGCGGCCGGCAAGGCTTATCTCGTAGGTACTATGACGACTTATAAGACTTCTTTTATCAGTCCGGATAATAAACTGGTCGGTATTCGTTTTAAACCTGCCGGGTTCTCTACTTTTTATCGCTTTGCTTCACTCAGCGAAATAACGGATGCGACGATCGAATTTGATGCGGCACTGTCTCCTGATCTGCATAAAACTGCACAACATTTTCTTGCTTACCTCAATCGTTTTTTTCTGCAAAGATTGCAGCCACCAAAACATGCACTTGCGGCGATTATACAGGATGTAGAACGCTCAAAAGGACAGGTAGCGATATCCGCACTTGCAGCAAGAAACCATATTACGACAAGACAACTGGAGCGGAACTTCCAACGCTATATAGGTGTTAGTCCGAAGGAGTTTACCAACATCGTGCGTTTCCGGTCTGCACTTTCGCAGATCAAGTACAATACACAGCAGGACAGCCTGTTAGCTATTGCCCTGAACTGTGGCTATTACGATCATGCGCATCTGACAAATGATATCAAAAAGTACGCTGGTGCGGCCCCTTCTGTAATCTGA
- a CDS encoding VOC family protein: MAQKILGLRTTIYKVADVNQAKEWYAKAFEVQPYFDQPFHVGFEVGGYELGLQPEETPVKDKSENVLTYWGVVDIHAEFDRFIALGATEHEAPTEVGDGIVVATVKDPWGNIVGLIYNPHFKISS; this comes from the coding sequence ATGGCACAGAAAATACTGGGACTGAGAACGACCATATACAAAGTGGCTGACGTCAATCAGGCAAAAGAATGGTATGCAAAAGCATTTGAAGTACAACCTTATTTTGATCAGCCTTTTCATGTAGGATTTGAAGTGGGCGGCTACGAACTGGGTTTACAGCCGGAAGAAACGCCGGTAAAGGATAAGTCGGAGAATGTATTGACCTATTGGGGTGTCGTTGATATCCATGCTGAGTTTGACAGGTTCATTGCATTAGGCGCAACCGAACACGAAGCACCGACAGAAGTTGGAGATGGCATCGTGGTAGCGACTGTAAAAGATCCATGGGGAAATATTGTCGGACTGATCTATAATCCGCATTTCAAGATAAGCTCCTGA